One genomic window of Osmia bicornis bicornis chromosome 5, iOsmBic2.1, whole genome shotgun sequence includes the following:
- the LOC123987759 gene encoding uncharacterized protein LOC123987759, whose translation MAGTFDIESLVTQLRLRRQRSSLDVHGVGGARTSQTNGVVNITLHSNYRPLSVTIQAHVLTKVTTCLPSEPPARPTLPSHLEKLNLADPQFLVSRPVDIILGADAYGTSHQVTVSNTDCQLGELLSRFWTQEEPPQDTAPLLTPEEQECEDHFQTTHSRDSSGSIVRLPLKLHPRALGNSYQTAHHCLQRTLRRFSKDAQYKQLYTKFMLEYEQLGHMVRLNNDSIISPFQYFLPHHGVLKLGSTTTALRVVFNGSSPTSSGHALNDLLHTGPNLMLNIADLLIWIRRFKHLFATDITKMYRQIKVHPEDWSLQQILWLDETQQETQYQLTTVTYGTKAAPYLAVRTLLQLADDEGWKYPLAVEPIKNGRYVDDIFGGADTADHLQDVASQLTQLCQAGGFPLAKWHSTSKSLLDVLADNQNNASISFDDCETKILGIKWTPHEDAFNFATISATQRTQFTKRLVLSEVAQLFNPLGFVAPVVIRAKILIQEL comes from the exons AGTCATTAGTAACGCAGCTCAGACTCAGAAGACAACGCTCCTCATTGGATGTCCACGgagttggtggagcaaggacctCGCAGACGAATGGAGTGGTCAATATTACCCTCCATTCAAATTACAGACCACTCTCAGTCACCATTCAAGCACATGTGCTGACGAAGGTGACCACTTGCTTACCATCCGAACCACCAGCTCGTCCAACGCTGCCATCGCATCTGGAGAAATTGAATCTAGCAGATCCGCAATTTCTCGTCTCCAGACCGGTGGACATTATTCTCGGAGCCGACGCATacgg GACCTCTCATCAGGTGACGGTCAGTAACACCGATTGCCAGTTGGGTGAGTTACTCAGCCGTttctggacgcaggaagagccaCCGCAGGACACGGCACCCTTGCTCACACCAGAAgagcaagagtgcgaagatcatttTCAGACCACGCATTCGCGAGACTCCTCAGGAAgcatcgtgcgattgccgctcAAACTCCATCCACGAGCACTTGGCAATTCATACCAGACGGCGCACCATTGTCTTCAGAGGACACTCCGACGATTCAGCAAGGACGCTCAGTACAAAcagctgtacaccaagttcatgctcGAATATGAGCAGCTTGGTCACatggtaagactgaacaaTGACTCAATAATCagtccgtttcagtactttcttccgcaCCATGGCGTTCTCAAGTTGGGCAGCACGACCACCGCCTTGCGAGTGGTGTTCAATGGCTCCAGCCCAACTTCTTCCGGACACGCATTAAATGATCTTCTCCACACCGGTCCGAACCTTATGCTGAACATCGCAGATCTGCTCATCTGGATACGCAGATTcaaacatctgtttgcaacCGACATCACGAAGATGTATCGCCAAATCAAGGTGCATCCGGAGGACTGGAGCTTGCAGCAGATACTCTGGCTTGATGAAACTCAACAGGAAACgcagtaccagctgaccacggtcacATACGGAACGAAAGCTGCACCGTACCTAGCCGTGAGAACACTCTTGCAACTCGCTGACGATGAAGGGTGGAAATATCCCCTTGCCGTCGAACCCATCAAAAATGGCAGGTACGTCGATGACATTTTTGGTGGCGCAGATACCGCAGACCATCTACAGGATGTTGCAAGTCAGCTGACGCAACTTTGCCAAGCGGGTGGATTTCCGTTGGCAAAATGGCACTCTACCAGCAAGTCGTTGCTTGACGTCCTCGCAGATAATCAGAACAACGCATCAATTTCGTTTGACGACTGCGAAACCAAGATTCTCGGAATCAAATGGACACCGCATGAAGACGCATTCAATTTCGCAACCATATCAGCTACTCAACGCACGCAGTTCACGAAACGCCTCGTCCTCTCAGAAGTAGCACAACTATTTAATCCtctcggttttgttgcacctgtaGTTATTAGAGCCAAAATTCTCATTCAAGAGCTCTAG